Proteins from one Clostridia bacterium genomic window:
- a CDS encoding dihydroorotase, giving the protein MRLLIKNCSIVDPAYDYQGSNDIYIEDGIIKRIEALIDLEADKVIDASGYSVLPGFVDMHTHLREPGFEYKETVYSGTRAAARGGYTTVCCMPNTKPVIDDEASLSRLLDIIKKDAVVNVHPIAAISKGQKSTEHTDMKRLKEMGAAAFSDDGKPVMTAAFMREALIAANANGWLLIDHCEELSLAEGGAVNFGRKSEQLGIKGIHPLSEELNVMRDIMLAGETGSRIHIAHISTEGSVKIIREAKDRGVKVTCEVTPHHIGLDEDIIMPGFTDSKVNPPLRRSRDIKALKEALKDGTIDAIATDHAPHHKDEKGEDFYSSAFGISGIETAFSVCYTELVEAGILSLKELAGKMSSNPANILRLETGKIRDGMAADLVIVDIARRITIDRESFLSKGKNTPFHGRKYSGDVMYTIVGGNIAYENVL; this is encoded by the coding sequence ATGAGATTGCTTATAAAGAACTGCAGTATAGTAGATCCTGCCTATGACTATCAAGGGAGCAACGATATTTATATTGAAGATGGAATCATCAAAAGGATAGAGGCGCTTATAGACCTGGAAGCAGATAAGGTAATAGATGCAAGTGGATATTCTGTGCTGCCGGGTTTCGTAGACATGCATACTCATTTGAGAGAACCGGGCTTTGAGTATAAGGAGACAGTATACTCAGGCACAAGGGCCGCTGCAAGAGGAGGGTACACTACAGTCTGCTGCATGCCTAATACCAAACCTGTAATAGATGATGAAGCTTCCCTTTCCAGACTGCTGGATATTATAAAAAAGGATGCGGTTGTGAATGTGCATCCGATTGCAGCAATATCAAAGGGACAGAAAAGTACAGAGCATACAGATATGAAAAGGCTGAAAGAAATGGGAGCAGCTGCATTTTCTGATGATGGCAAGCCGGTGATGACGGCAGCATTTATGAGGGAAGCACTTATTGCCGCTAATGCAAATGGCTGGCTTTTAATTGACCACTGCGAGGAGCTGAGTCTTGCAGAGGGTGGAGCTGTAAACTTCGGCAGGAAGTCTGAGCAGCTGGGTATCAAGGGCATACACCCTTTGTCCGAGGAGCTGAATGTTATGAGGGACATAATGCTTGCGGGCGAGACCGGTTCCCGGATACATATAGCCCATATAAGTACTGAAGGGTCAGTGAAAATAATAAGGGAAGCAAAGGATAGGGGTGTCAAGGTTACCTGCGAGGTGACACCGCATCATATAGGACTTGATGAAGATATCATAATGCCGGGTTTCACTGATTCCAAGGTGAATCCGCCACTTAGGAGGTCAAGGGATATTAAGGCGCTGAAAGAGGCTTTGAAGGATGGCACTATCGATGCAATTGCAACTGATCATGCTCCACATCATAAGGATGAAAAGGGAGAGGACTTTTACAGCTCGGCGTTTGGGATATCAGGGATAGAGACTGCTTTTTCGGTTTGTTATACCGAGCTTGTAGAAGCAGGAATTTTATCATTAAAGGAGCTGGCTGGCAAGATGAGCAGCAACCCTGCAAATATCTTAAGGCTGGAGACTGGAAAAATAAGAGACGGTATGGCTGCAGACTTGGTAATAGTTGATATAGCAAGGAGAATCACAATTGATAGGGAGAGCTTTTTATCCAAGGGGAAAAACACGCCCTTCCACGGAAGGAAATATTCAGGAGATGTTATGTACACAATAGTCGGAGGCAATATTGCTTACGAAAATGTATTATAG
- a CDS encoding dihydroorotate dehydrogenase, protein MTDMRVDIAGIKLKNPVITASGTFGFGREYAKFYDLSKLGGIVVKGLTLEPREGNKPPRIAETPAGMLNSVGLQNPGVEYFLDKELPFLRQYDVAVIANIAGNTVAEYCRMTERLGNRVDGIELNISCPNVKEGGAAFGTKCDSVYNITRKVKECSKVPLIVKLSPNVTDIKEIAAAAQEGGADAVSLINTLLGMAIDINTRKPVLANVVGGLSGPAVKPVAVRMVWQVSQAVKIPIIGMGGISSWQDAVEFILAGADAISIGTANFVNPYAPLEICDGLEQYLVKNKFNSIHELKGNII, encoded by the coding sequence ATGACTGATATGCGAGTGGATATTGCAGGCATCAAATTAAAGAATCCAGTGATCACAGCATCAGGAACCTTTGGCTTTGGCAGGGAGTATGCAAAGTTTTATGATCTCAGCAAGCTTGGAGGAATTGTTGTAAAGGGGCTTACCCTAGAACCTCGAGAGGGGAATAAACCCCCAAGGATAGCAGAAACTCCAGCAGGCATGCTTAATAGCGTAGGCCTACAGAATCCCGGGGTGGAATACTTCCTTGACAAGGAGCTTCCCTTCCTGCGTCAGTATGATGTGGCAGTTATTGCAAATATAGCTGGAAACACTGTGGCAGAATACTGCAGAATGACCGAACGCCTGGGAAACCGTGTAGATGGAATAGAGCTGAATATCTCCTGTCCCAATGTGAAGGAAGGTGGGGCTGCCTTTGGAACCAAGTGCGATTCTGTGTATAATATTACCAGAAAGGTAAAGGAATGCAGCAAGGTTCCGCTAATAGTAAAGCTGTCCCCCAATGTCACCGACATAAAGGAAATCGCAGCGGCTGCCCAGGAGGGCGGAGCTGACGCGGTATCACTAATTAATACATTGCTGGGCATGGCAATAGATATAAATACCAGAAAGCCTGTGCTGGCAAATGTTGTAGGCGGACTTTCCGGACCTGCGGTGAAGCCGGTGGCTGTCAGAATGGTATGGCAGGTATCCCAAGCTGTCAAAATACCTATAATTGGAATGGGAGGTATAAGCAGCTGGCAGGATGCCGTAGAATTCATTCTAGCAGGCGCTGATGCCATATCCATAGGGACTGCAAACTTTGTGAACCCCTATGCACCGCTTGAAATATGCGATGGGCTTGAACAATATCTTGTTAAAAATAAATTTAACAGCATACATGAGTTAAAAGGGAATATAATTTAA
- a CDS encoding DUF5665 domain-containing protein — protein MGIDNTEVKELESRVEKIALLLEKAKIGDYVNIMTKPKTLLLNNFIGGLARGFGTAIGFTVLGAVVLYLMRQAVLLNLPFIGGFIAEVVKIVQDHL, from the coding sequence ATGGGTATTGATAATACTGAAGTTAAGGAACTGGAAAGTAGGGTAGAGAAAATCGCACTTCTACTGGAAAAGGCCAAAATAGGAGATTATGTCAATATCATGACTAAGCCCAAAACTCTTCTCCTGAATAATTTCATCGGAGGCTTGGCTAGGGGGTTTGGAACAGCAATTGGTTTTACAGTTCTTGGAGCAGTTGTGCTCTACCTCATGAGGCAGGCAGTGCTCTTAAATCTCCCTTTCATTGGGGGATTTATAGCAGAGGTAGTAAAGATAGTACAGGATCATTTATGA
- a CDS encoding dihydroorotate dehydrogenase electron transfer subunit: MVGVEKTVQHICKVVENVELCQNIFEIVVECPEIAQEAKPGQFLHIKTNRGMDPLLRRPVSISRVIKDKGYISLVYQILGRGTKEMAAFKPSAEIDIMGPFGNGFPVFTGKKCAVVGGGMGVAPLLELAYSLDDCDAYLGFKCSTFKLAEYKSACKELHIATEDGSMGSKGYVTDILKAIDKYEVVYTCGPKAMMKKVKELCESKSVQCFVSIEERMGCGIGACLVCACKIKEGDSWHYKKVCTDGPVFDASEVDFND, translated from the coding sequence ATGGTAGGAGTTGAAAAGACTGTGCAGCACATATGCAAAGTAGTAGAGAACGTAGAGCTGTGTCAGAATATATTTGAAATAGTGGTTGAGTGCCCGGAAATAGCGCAGGAGGCTAAGCCGGGGCAATTCCTGCATATAAAGACAAATAGGGGTATGGACCCACTTTTAAGAAGGCCTGTAAGTATAAGCAGGGTAATCAAAGACAAGGGCTATATATCCTTGGTATATCAAATCCTTGGAAGAGGTACAAAAGAAATGGCAGCCTTTAAACCAAGCGCAGAAATTGATATAATGGGGCCTTTCGGTAATGGCTTCCCTGTTTTCACTGGTAAAAAGTGCGCCGTTGTTGGAGGTGGAATGGGGGTGGCTCCTTTATTGGAACTGGCTTACAGCCTTGATGATTGTGATGCTTATTTAGGGTTCAAATGCAGTACATTTAAGCTAGCCGAATACAAATCAGCATGCAAGGAGCTTCATATCGCAACTGAGGATGGAAGTATGGGAAGCAAGGGTTACGTAACAGATATTCTTAAGGCTATAGATAAATACGAAGTAGTTTATACCTGTGGACCAAAGGCAATGATGAAAAAGGTGAAGGAGCTCTGTGAGAGTAAATCTGTACAGTGCTTTGTATCCATAGAGGAAAGGATGGGCTGTGGAATTGGAGCGTGCCTCGTCTGTGCATGTAAAATAAAAGAAGGGGATTCATGGCACTATAAGAAGGTATGTACTGACGGGCCTGTATTTGATGCATCGGAGGTGGATTTTAATGACTGA
- a CDS encoding RluA family pseudouridine synthase, whose protein sequence is MEVSKFNIELEEAGKRLDSFLSEKIEGYSRTYMQKLIDEGHCKVNGKSAKSNFKLRNGDQVEAVIPDPVNLEVEPENIALDIVHEDNDIIIINKPQGMVVHPAHGNYSGTVVNALLKHCGSLSDCNSLTGINGVMRPGIVHRIDKDTSGIIVIAKTNVAHLSLSDQLKEHSITRKYIALLEGRLKNDSGRVETLIGRNTKDRKQMAVVSINGKKAITHFKVLERFENHTLIEASLETGRTHQIRVHMAYLGHPVVGDTVYGFKKQRFDTKGQLLHAKLLGFIHPARNEYVEFEAPLPDYFEKILRTLRSKSL, encoded by the coding sequence GTGGAGGTTAGTAAATTTAATATTGAGTTGGAGGAAGCAGGGAAAAGGCTGGATTCCTTCCTTTCAGAAAAAATAGAAGGCTATTCCCGGACATACATGCAGAAGCTCATAGATGAAGGGCACTGCAAGGTCAACGGAAAGAGTGCAAAATCCAACTTTAAACTTCGTAATGGAGACCAAGTGGAGGCTGTCATTCCAGACCCTGTGAACTTGGAGGTAGAGCCTGAGAATATTGCGCTGGACATAGTGCATGAAGATAATGACATAATAATTATAAACAAACCTCAGGGCATGGTGGTGCATCCCGCCCATGGGAATTACTCAGGCACAGTGGTAAATGCACTTCTAAAACACTGCGGAAGTTTGTCAGACTGTAACAGTCTTACCGGAATAAACGGGGTAATGCGGCCTGGTATCGTACATAGAATTGATAAGGATACTTCAGGTATAATTGTGATAGCAAAGACCAATGTGGCGCATCTTTCATTATCAGATCAGCTAAAGGAGCATAGCATCACCAGAAAGTACATTGCCCTCCTTGAAGGAAGATTGAAAAATGATAGTGGAAGAGTGGAAACACTTATTGGCAGGAACACAAAGGATAGAAAGCAGATGGCAGTGGTCAGCATAAACGGTAAAAAAGCTATTACACACTTTAAGGTGCTGGAGAGGTTTGAAAACCATACCTTGATAGAAGCGAGCCTGGAGACAGGCAGAACACATCAGATAAGAGTACATATGGCATATTTGGGGCATCCCGTTGTAGGAGACACTGTATATGGTTTCAAGAAGCAGAGGTTTGACACAAAAGGTCAGCTGCTGCATGCAAAGCTGCTTGGATTTATACATCCTGCAAGAAATGAGTATGTTGAATTTGAAGCTCCTCTTCCTGACTACTTTGAGAAAATCCTGAGGACTTTAAGGAGTAAAAGCCTATAG
- a CDS encoding TraR/DksA C4-type zinc finger protein → MDEKDLKHYEELLKIEKEEREDFIKDDGMGYGISIRDLTSELSSYDNHPGDLGTETYEAEKNLSFRTREKFLLSEVQVALNKIEDGTFGICEVCHSEINKDRLEVRPYTRLCIHCENDMEQKIDDEEKGRPIEEQVLFPPFGRSFTDNSVEDKVEYDGEDAWEEVNEYNVRMSDNEYGEEDEAEGYVEEVEQISNTQYKKQLE, encoded by the coding sequence ATGGATGAGAAGGACTTAAAGCATTATGAAGAGCTTCTTAAGATAGAGAAGGAAGAAAGGGAGGATTTTATAAAGGATGATGGGATGGGCTATGGAATTTCTATAAGGGATTTGACCAGTGAGCTTTCATCTTATGATAACCACCCCGGAGACTTGGGAACTGAAACCTATGAAGCTGAGAAAAACTTATCCTTCAGGACGAGGGAAAAATTCCTTTTAAGCGAGGTTCAAGTAGCTCTAAACAAGATAGAAGATGGCACTTTCGGTATATGCGAGGTATGCCATAGCGAAATCAACAAGGATAGGCTGGAGGTAAGGCCATACACTCGTTTGTGCATTCATTGTGAAAATGATATGGAACAGAAGATAGACGATGAGGAGAAGGGCAGACCTATAGAGGAACAAGTACTTTTCCCACCCTTTGGAAGGTCTTTCACAGACAACTCCGTTGAGGATAAAGTAGAATATGATGGTGAAGATGCTTGGGAGGAAGTAAACGAATACAACGTGAGAATGTCGGATAATGAATATGGTGAGGAGGATGAGGCCGAGGGATATGTTGAAGAGGTGGAGCAAATAAGCAATACGCAGTATAAGAAGCAATTGGAATAG
- the pyrF gene encoding orotidine-5'-phosphate decarboxylase: protein MFTDKLIEKVIKCQNHTVVGLDPRLDYVPKHILNEVNAGVSAGRSDLVAAEAFFRFNKEIIDSVYDIVPAVKPQIAFYEQYGTAGFECYMKTCEYAKTKGLLVVGDVKRGDIGSTAEAYSDFYLGNNEWSVETDCITINPYLGTDSIMPFVKDCEKNGKGIYVLVKTSNKSSADIQDLEAEGKKIYEHVADLVVRLGESLIGKYGYSSIGAVVGATFKSDGMRLREIMKKVYFLVPGYGAQGGTAEDVAVCFNEDGLGAIVNSSRGIIAAYKNEAYKGRFSEREFGLAAREAAIAMRNDINKELVKAGKIAW, encoded by the coding sequence TTGTTCACAGATAAACTGATTGAAAAGGTCATAAAATGTCAAAATCACACAGTTGTGGGTCTGGACCCAAGGCTTGACTATGTTCCAAAGCATATTTTAAACGAGGTTAATGCCGGGGTGTCAGCTGGTAGAAGCGACTTGGTGGCTGCTGAAGCATTTTTCAGGTTCAACAAAGAGATAATAGATAGTGTCTACGACATAGTACCCGCAGTAAAACCGCAAATAGCGTTTTATGAGCAGTATGGCACGGCTGGATTCGAATGTTATATGAAAACCTGTGAATATGCAAAAACAAAAGGTTTGCTGGTGGTGGGAGATGTAAAAAGAGGCGATATAGGCTCCACCGCTGAAGCCTATTCGGATTTTTATCTGGGCAATAATGAGTGGTCGGTGGAAACCGATTGCATAACTATAAACCCTTACTTGGGTACAGACTCAATTATGCCCTTTGTAAAGGATTGTGAGAAAAACGGAAAGGGTATCTATGTACTTGTTAAAACCTCCAATAAGTCTTCTGCAGATATACAGGACCTAGAAGCAGAAGGTAAGAAGATTTATGAGCATGTGGCAGATCTGGTAGTAAGGCTTGGGGAAAGCCTTATAGGAAAATACGGCTACAGCTCAATTGGGGCTGTCGTTGGAGCGACCTTCAAAAGTGATGGCATGAGGCTTAGGGAAATAATGAAGAAGGTATACTTTCTGGTGCCCGGCTATGGAGCACAGGGGGGTACTGCAGAGGACGTGGCGGTTTGTTTTAATGAGGATGGACTTGGAGCCATCGTAAATTCCTCAAGAGGGATTATAGCAGCCTATAAGAACGAAGCGTATAAGGGAAGATTCAGTGAAAGAGAATTCGGATTGGCGGCCAGAGAGGCTGCAATTGCCATGAGGAATGATATAAATAAAGAGCTTGTGAAAGCCGGGAAAATAGCATGGTAG
- a CDS encoding sodium-dependent transporter, producing MSEKRENWGSKLGLILAMAGNAVGLGNFWRYPYTAAKNGGGSFMIPYFGALILMGIPLMFVEWSLGRYGGKYGHGSLGPMVYLQAREGIKPKTAAILGGFAGAIALGVTVLVNSYYNHIIGWTLGYAFMSLSGGYMDPAVSTGEFFVNYIQSPVLVFTFWIVALGILYFGVAGGIQKGIEVIAKFMMPLIYVFGAILIVRTLTLGTPVNPDWSPIKGLDFIWSPRWADLNWNSALAAAGQIFFTLSLGMGIICNYASYLKPDDDIVVSSIATIGLNEAAEVIMGGTIAIPIAYTYLGEAGLQASIGLSFISLPNIFRAMGGGQLMGAFWFLLLAFAGITSAVAMYNYIVSLLEESFGMAKKKASLLVFFLYIVVGLPVALEPILTKTADLAYFSELDNWVGTYLLVVLGGLEAIVVGWLNGKNALGEINNGSYWKLPDWFYKGFIQFLTPVSIIILLFGSTVKNFQAGYFKLVPDFVAATPVLIPWVQGARLVMVVVLIFGFVQAYKTIKDKYAVELESGQVSIRK from the coding sequence ATGTCAGAAAAAAGAGAGAACTGGGGAAGTAAACTTGGTCTTATCTTAGCTATGGCCGGTAATGCTGTTGGTCTTGGAAACTTCTGGAGGTATCCATACACAGCGGCTAAAAACGGTGGCGGTTCATTCATGATTCCATATTTCGGTGCACTTATTCTTATGGGTATTCCTTTGATGTTTGTTGAGTGGAGTCTTGGAAGGTACGGCGGCAAGTATGGTCATGGAAGCTTAGGTCCGATGGTATACCTACAGGCTAGAGAAGGCATAAAGCCAAAAACAGCTGCAATACTAGGTGGCTTTGCGGGTGCTATAGCACTTGGTGTTACAGTGCTGGTTAACAGTTATTACAACCATATAATTGGGTGGACACTTGGTTATGCATTTATGTCACTGTCAGGTGGCTACATGGATCCAGCAGTTAGCACAGGTGAATTCTTTGTTAACTATATTCAGTCGCCAGTATTGGTATTCACATTCTGGATAGTGGCTCTTGGAATATTGTATTTTGGAGTAGCAGGTGGTATCCAAAAGGGTATCGAGGTTATTGCAAAGTTCATGATGCCGCTAATTTATGTATTTGGTGCTATACTTATAGTAAGAACCTTGACACTTGGTACACCAGTTAATCCAGACTGGTCTCCTATCAAAGGACTTGACTTTATCTGGTCTCCAAGATGGGCTGACTTGAACTGGAACTCAGCACTTGCAGCAGCAGGACAGATATTCTTCACACTGTCACTTGGTATGGGCATCATTTGTAACTACGCTTCATACTTGAAGCCGGACGATGATATAGTAGTATCAAGTATTGCTACAATAGGTCTTAATGAAGCTGCCGAAGTTATCATGGGCGGCACAATAGCTATCCCGATAGCTTATACATACCTTGGAGAAGCAGGGTTACAGGCAAGTATAGGTTTATCCTTCATATCACTGCCGAACATCTTCAGAGCAATGGGAGGCGGACAGTTGATGGGCGCTTTCTGGTTCTTACTTCTTGCATTTGCCGGTATAACTTCTGCAGTTGCTATGTATAACTACATAGTATCATTGTTGGAAGAAAGCTTTGGAATGGCAAAGAAGAAAGCTTCTTTACTTGTATTCTTCCTCTATATAGTAGTTGGTCTTCCAGTAGCCTTGGAACCAATCCTTACAAAGACTGCAGACCTCGCATACTTCTCAGAATTAGATAACTGGGTAGGTACTTACCTACTTGTTGTACTTGGAGGACTTGAGGCTATAGTTGTTGGATGGTTGAATGGCAAGAATGCATTGGGAGAAATCAATAATGGCAGCTATTGGAAGCTTCCTGATTGGTTCTACAAAGGTTTCATACAGTTCTTGACACCAGTATCAATCATAATACTTCTTTTTGGGTCAACAGTAAAGAATTTCCAAGCTGGTTACTTTAAATTAGTACCAGACTTCGTTGCCGCAACTCCAGTTCTTATTCCTTGGGTTCAGGGAGCAAGACTTGTAATGGTTGTGGTATTGATATTCGGATTTGTTCAGGCATACAAGACTATTAAGGACAAATACGCAGTAGAATTAGAAAGCGGTCAAGTATCTATAAGAAAGTAA
- the pyrR gene encoding bifunctional pyr operon transcriptional regulator/uracil phosphoribosyltransferase PyrR yields MKVKTEIMDEKALDRALTRIAHEIIERNKGVEDLVLLGIKTRGITLAKRLCEKIKGIEGNELSVGSLDITSYRDDIKDLQDAPGGSTTDISFNITGKKVILVDDVLYTGRTVRAAMDAIVDIGRPLSIQLAVLVDRGHRELPIRADYVGKNVPTSRSEIVIVNVMESDDKDVVLLGEYE; encoded by the coding sequence ATGAAGGTTAAAACCGAAATAATGGATGAAAAAGCATTGGATAGGGCACTTACAAGAATAGCTCATGAAATAATAGAAAGAAACAAGGGCGTTGAAGACTTGGTTCTGCTTGGAATCAAGACAAGAGGAATCACCCTTGCCAAAAGACTCTGTGAGAAAATAAAAGGTATTGAGGGCAATGAACTGTCTGTCGGTTCACTTGATATCACCAGTTATAGGGATGATATCAAGGATTTGCAGGATGCCCCTGGGGGCAGCACCACGGATATCAGCTTTAATATTACCGGAAAAAAGGTAATACTTGTCGATGATGTGCTGTATACAGGAAGGACAGTGAGGGCTGCAATGGATGCCATTGTGGATATCGGAAGACCCTTGAGCATACAGCTGGCAGTGCTTGTTGACAGAGGGCACAGAGAGCTGCCTATAAGAGCAGACTATGTTGGGAAGAATGTTCCCACATCAAGAAGTGAAATAGTTATTGTAAATGTAATGGAGTCGGATGATAAGGATGTAGTATTGCTAGGAGAATATGAGTAG
- the aroF gene encoding 3-deoxy-7-phosphoheptulonate synthase: protein MELRYIARENNDRKVVKVKDVSIGDGDFAIIAGPCSVENLEMLIETSSWIKENGAVILRGGAFKPRTSPYAFQGLKEEGLGYLKQASARTGLPVVSELMDPRDIELLYSYIDMFQIGSRNMQNFALLKEVGKSDKPVLLKRGMAATIEDFLMAAEYIASEGNDNIVLCERGIRTFEDYTRNTLDIAAVPILKSLCKLPVIVDPSHATGRRDLILPMSLASMAAGADGVMIEVHPCPENALSDGEQSLGLSEFKEISGKLRETKECFLDIRKK, encoded by the coding sequence ATGGAGCTCAGGTATATTGCCAGAGAGAATAACGATAGAAAAGTGGTAAAAGTGAAGGATGTTTCCATTGGAGATGGGGATTTTGCTATTATTGCAGGCCCTTGCTCTGTTGAAAACTTGGAAATGCTTATAGAGACCTCCAGCTGGATTAAGGAAAACGGTGCGGTGATTCTGAGAGGCGGAGCTTTCAAACCGAGGACCTCGCCCTATGCCTTTCAGGGGCTAAAGGAGGAAGGCCTTGGGTACCTAAAGCAGGCTTCTGCTAGAACAGGTCTGCCTGTTGTATCAGAACTTATGGATCCAAGGGATATAGAACTTTTATATAGCTATATAGATATGTTTCAAATAGGCTCAAGAAATATGCAGAACTTCGCACTTTTAAAGGAAGTGGGCAAATCCGACAAGCCTGTGCTTCTGAAAAGAGGAATGGCAGCGACTATAGAAGATTTCCTTATGGCGGCGGAATACATAGCCTCGGAAGGAAATGACAATATCGTGCTTTGTGAAAGGGGTATAAGGACCTTTGAGGATTATACAAGAAATACTCTTGATATTGCTGCGGTGCCTATTTTGAAGAGCTTATGCAAGCTTCCGGTTATAGTTGATCCAAGTCATGCTACTGGGAGAAGGGATTTGATACTCCCCATGTCCTTGGCATCTATGGCTGCCGGAGCTGATGGAGTTATGATCGAAGTGCATCCGTGTCCGGAAAATGCACTTTCAGATGGGGAACAATCTTTAGGGCTTTCAGAGTTCAAGGAAATATCTGGGAAACTTAGAGAGACCAAGGAGTGCTTCTTAGACATTCGTAAGAAATGA
- the lspA gene encoding signal peptidase II — protein MALYPIFIAAAVIALDQIIKNVLVKALANGPITVINGFFHFIYVENYGIAFGMFKNKTVFFIITQCIISVVIAFVIYKFHNKSVPMTICMSLILGGAIGNLIDRIRLGYVVDYFSFTIFPPVFNLADSAIVVGAILLSLILVFDKSINI, from the coding sequence ATGGCATTGTATCCTATTTTCATTGCAGCTGCTGTTATTGCTCTGGACCAGATTATAAAGAATGTGCTGGTGAAAGCGTTGGCAAATGGACCGATTACGGTAATAAATGGCTTCTTTCACTTTATTTATGTAGAAAACTATGGGATAGCCTTTGGGATGTTCAAAAATAAAACCGTGTTTTTCATAATTACCCAATGCATTATATCAGTAGTGATCGCATTTGTTATTTACAAGTTTCATAATAAAAGTGTCCCTATGACAATATGCATGTCCTTAATTCTTGGAGGCGCAATAGGTAATCTTATTGATAGAATAAGACTTGGTTATGTTGTAGACTATTTTTCATTTACCATATTCCCTCCGGTTTTTAACCTTGCGGATTCGGCAATAGTGGTAGGGGCTATACTTCTCAGTCTGATTCTTGTTTTTGACAAGAGTATAAATATATAG
- the pyrE gene encoding orotate phosphoribosyltransferase — protein MLNKKKMNEILEKSGVLQSGHFLLTSGKHSNKYMQCAKIFQHPDMSAEISKDLAEKYEEYDIDIVIGPAVGGIILAYEVARQLEVRALFAERENGAMTLRRGFEINPGARVLVVEDVITTGGSVKEVINVVRAVGGEVVGVASVVDRSGGKALFDVPFKSAVKIDIDTFDPEECPMCKSGSVAVKPGSRNLK, from the coding sequence ATGCTTAACAAAAAAAAGATGAATGAAATACTTGAAAAATCAGGTGTACTGCAGTCAGGACATTTCCTGCTCACTTCCGGAAAGCACAGCAATAAATACATGCAGTGTGCAAAGATATTCCAGCATCCTGACATGAGTGCAGAAATATCCAAGGATTTGGCAGAAAAATATGAAGAGTATGATATTGATATAGTAATCGGTCCTGCAGTGGGGGGCATAATACTGGCATATGAAGTGGCAAGGCAGCTTGAAGTAAGGGCACTTTTTGCTGAGAGGGAAAATGGAGCTATGACCTTGAGAAGAGGTTTTGAAATAAATCCTGGTGCAAGAGTGCTGGTGGTAGAGGATGTAATCACAACCGGAGGTTCGGTGAAGGAAGTAATTAATGTAGTTCGTGCAGTAGGAGGAGAAGTGGTAGGTGTAGCAAGTGTAGTCGACAGAAGTGGAGGTAAAGCTCTTTTTGATGTGCCCTTTAAGAGTGCAGTGAAAATAGATATAGATACCTTCGACCCAGAAGAATGTCCGATGTGTAAATCCGGATCAGTTGCGGTAAAACCTGGAAGCAGAAATTTAAAATAA
- a CDS encoding DivIVA domain-containing protein produces the protein MITPMDIRNKEFKKGFKGYKEDEVDEFLDKVIADYERIYRENGELKDRISIDNERIESYNSMEKSLQNTLLIAQTTAEDIVANSRKKSDMIIKEAEEQARRIVEDANSSVIKINRDYEELKKEVQVFKTRFKTLLQSELEALNATLKDI, from the coding sequence ATGATAACCCCAATGGATATACGCAACAAGGAATTCAAAAAAGGCTTCAAAGGATATAAGGAAGACGAAGTTGATGAATTTCTGGATAAGGTTATAGCGGATTATGAGAGGATATACAGAGAAAACGGTGAGCTTAAGGACAGGATATCCATTGATAATGAACGTATTGAAAGCTATAATAGTATGGAAAAATCCTTGCAGAACACTCTTTTGATTGCACAGACAACTGCTGAGGATATAGTAGCAAATTCAAGAAAAAAGTCAGATATGATTATTAAAGAAGCAGAAGAGCAGGCCCGAAGGATTGTAGAAGACGCTAACAGCAGTGTTATAAAGATTAATAGGGACTATGAAGAATTGAAGAAGGAAGTTCAGGTTTTTAAGACAAGGTTCAAGACACTTTTGCAGTCTGAGCTTGAAGCGCTTAATGCAACCTTGAAGGATATATAA